caggtcattgggcagccaattcttccggggctgaagtagttaaggaCACCTGGGAAATCAGAGTGACTCTGTTTGGTCAAAGTGGTTACATGCCAGCATATGACCAATCAGAATCGCTCTGATTTGTCCTGGCATCCCTAAGGAAAGAAGGGGCAGAAGACTGTGGCTTTCAGATTCCTGGACCAATGCACTGACTATGTGGGCAATGAAAGCTAATTATCCATGGAGACAAATGTACTGGGAACTAGGGGTGTAGTGTGTTATTGTAGGtcacgtttttgttttttgtgaaaaggtgaacATACACTTTAAGAAGGATGGCATTAACCACATCTTTTTTATTGTCCCTTACAGCACCCAaatgtaaaatatgtatttaGCTGAATTCAAAATGGCTGTGTATATGGGACAGGCGGCTTTTACCCAATAGATGTAATTATAAATCTTAATCATTTCTCACATTATTCCTTTTGAAGACAGATATACATTTTAATCAGTGTCTCTTTGGAATACTGGCACATAAATTATTAATTAGCAGACAGCTCCCTCCTAAAAATATCATGAAGCACTGCTTGcacaatgcaaaaaaatgaaaaaaaattataatggtaattaaaaaatgaaaacaagtgaaaaaataaaatccttttCCACCTCATTAGTGTTGGTCTAAAGACATGTGATTTGAACTTAGCGTAATTAGCAAATGTCTCATTTGTAAAAGAGTTTTCACTTCAGTAGTTGCAGAGAAGTGTACTAGACATGTGTCTTCACATACAGGACCCTCGGCCTTGTactcttatgcctcgtttccactgagcggatcggtacggttcggtacgctattttgggtgtttccattatgaaagcgtgccataaaagcgaaccgtaccggaccattctgggtcctgcttcagatgtggggccatagaaatggaacggttccattagggcagacctacaaatacatctcactgattggtggacgcgctaggcatttttcctaaatcctgtatggtcccgacgttccgatttgcagtggaaacactcacgagaatagaccggtccattctaaaccgttccaaacatactgacccgaaccgttccgttcagtggaaacaaggcaataGCATGTTTGGGTGGATACGACGGGCTGCTGGAGTGTGTTGCTTCATTTAGAAGGAATTCATGCATTGAACTAATCTAATCTAAGTCTCTGTACTTGAAAACAAACAAATCTTATTTAATGTgatgttaaagtgtttgttaaatcTAAAGTGAtattcactgccagcccctcactgccagcccctctatgcCAGCCCTTCTACCACACTATGCAAGTCCTTTGTAAAAACAAGTGTTCTAAATACCTCCTTAGGGCAATCTTCAGGCCAGTCACATGACTCATGGCCGCTTTACAACTCGGAGACATTGCTTCTGCGGGAAGGGCTCTGGTCTTCCTCTGACATCACCTGGGGAGATCATGTGACCTCCCGCAGAAGCAATGTCTTGGAGCTGTAAAGTGACCGCGAGTCATGTGATCGACCTGAAGACTGCTCTAAAGAGGTATTTGGAATGCTCACTTTTACAAAGAACTTGCATagtgaggggctggcagtgataaCTGTAGGGTTTTGATTTTTAATAGTAGTGGCGGGGGGacgagacagagacacagagaaggcgctgacaggcaggaaggagggggtgagggggagagaggagagcagagaggacaGCTACGTCTGACGGAGGGACGTACTCTGACCACagtggtcagggctcagcagccctggtTATTGTGGTCAGTATAGAGAGGGCATACAGAGAGTGGAAGGAtcagggaggttttttttttttttacagtttagagggggcagattacacagcacaagcactgtgctgtgtaatctgctttaagggtccagaatcagatttttttgggggggttactgTAACAAACACTTTAGGTAAAAAGGTGACAGGCACacattttatcttgcatggtattttcacaataatttttcaagcgccttttttttggaaaaaaaacaaaacggtttcatgaattaaaaaataacaaaccgaAACAGAAAACATCTGCCCGGGCTTATCGAATAGTGAGAATTTATGGCGTTCTATTCGGTCTAATAGAGCATCGCTACGTCAAGGCAGGATGGAAATTTTCAAGTGCCGTTGGGTACTGGTTTCTGGAACAGTCCAAAACCAACTCAGTACAGCAAAGAAACTCAGGACCTGTTGAAAGTGATGATGCAGGAATCCAAGCTGACAAACTTCCAGCAGCGTCAGATAAGAGATCATTTACAGCATGGGGATACACTGCCAGTTCTATGTCATCCCAGCTCCAGCATTGCCCAACATAAACCTCCGACCTCTAAATCtgcaccaaagaaaaaaaacataacaaatgcTGGATCAGGACTACGTCCTACAGAGAAATGCAGAGCCGGGGATGCTTACAGCAGAGAGAAATTTCAACCCCGACCAACCCGAGACCTGAACAAGGAAAAAAGACGGTTACAAAACATTATGGCCACAGGAAAGGATCTGCCAGAAGTCCCCCAAGCAGCTCTACAAATAGAGGAGACTGAAACAGAGAAACAGGACAGATTTGATGAGTTGGTAGCAGAAATCCAGGAGAGATGGGATTTCTTGAAAGAAATGGAAGCTTTGGGTCGAGGAAAACAATATTACAACATTATTAATACAGAAATTTCACAGAAGTTGCGAGAGATGGAAATGATTGATAAGCAGAGAAGTGTTGCGTTCAGAGAAGCACTGCAGAAGTCAGAAAACAAGAACTTCCCTCTAACAAAAGAAAATTAAACTCCTTCTTGGCCCactgaactttaaaaaaaaaaaaaaaacagtaaagttatcccaatttttttgtataatgtgaaagacgatgttacgccgagtaaatagatacctaacttaattgcgcacactcatggaatggcgaaaaACTTCAGGTACTTTAAAATCCTCCATTGGCGACACTttaaattcaccgatctcatgctgacagccgcgattgcagctttgcttacctccgacggtcatagaaatCTCTATCCTCGTCATCCGGCACCGGCCGATTTGTTCTTCTGGCACGGGAGGTTccagagaagcactggatggcggcgggaggggggcatcccctcccgccgcctataagaacgatcaagcggcatgaccattcttatggtgcgcagaatcgccggctgaaaagtccaggacgtcattacACGTACTGAGCTCATAGAACCTATCCACCTGGTCTGATGTGGTGTCTAGTGTGAGAGAGCCGTAAGTGCAATAATCATCTTTTCAGCTTCAGAAATTCTCTGTTTCATTATTTATGCTACTTGAATGGAAATTACACAGATAGTTTGAAAGAAGTGCACAGTGGGAATTTAGCTTCTAACCTTAGGGATGAATGTTGAGCAAAAGTATAGCC
The Rana temporaria chromosome 6, aRanTem1.1, whole genome shotgun sequence DNA segment above includes these coding regions:
- the LOC120942717 gene encoding UPF0193 protein EVG1 homolog, with protein sequence MKLEMNSSYLILPASGSPSTYSVQSWHSSKDSLSWLALGLRVEDMPLSLKPTSLPAINSVSLKGPLEGNGDINSIATSRQDGNFQVPLGTGFWNSPKPTQYSKETQDLLKVMMQESKLTNFQQRQIRDHLQHGDTLPVLCHPSSSIAQHKPPTSKSAPKKKNITNAGSGLRPTEKCRAGDAYSREKFQPRPTRDLNKEKRRLQNIMATGKDLPEVPQAALQIEETETEKQDRFDELVAEIQERWDFLKEMEALGRGKQYYNIINTEISQKLREMEMIDKQRSVAFREALQKSENKNFPLTKEN